TTAGAGTGGAAAATAGAGTATCATTGAAACTATTTTActttaaatcatatttaaaaattaaaaataaagtaagGTTGGATATGCCCTTATGATACAGTGTTCAAAagtatttaactattaaaaataaaaataaaaataaaaataaaaaatgagatAAGAAAATCAAATGGTTGGAGACCACTTCATTCATTTTGACTTTAGTTAGCTAAGACTAAGAATGAGACTAAAAGAACATtacaagaaaaggaaaacaatCTGTTAAGAACTGTATTAGACTTTTAACACCAGTCTCATGAACTCAGGCTTTCCCAAGATTGCTTGGCTCTGAAGCTTTCTAAGCAACTGCTGATACTCCTGGGGATTCAAAGACCCAAAAACATAAAGAAGAGAACAAATAAAGACAGTGAACGAGAATATACTATTTATGCTTTATAGATCACCGACTCAAAGCACTAAGTACATAACCCAAGAATAGTGATGCTTTAACTCTACCTAAATTcggtcaaaaacaaaaatcagtaaaaaaaaaaaatctacctaaATTCCTGTGATTTTATATCTAAGAATCCCACATAATCTCACCTTTTTCATCGAACATTTTGCCTtccttttatcatttgtttaaGTGGTAGGAGCCAGAAGTTGCATTCATCCCATTCGGTGGACGCCAGATGCGCCTGTTTTCCACAAAACAGCAGACAAAGTTGCGTTTCTTCAACATTTATAGAATACTTAAAGTGAAAGACtacaaaacataacaaaatttttaccTGTATTTGCAAAGCTGCAACAAAGTCATGTTTGTCTAGAGCTTGACATAGCAGAGAGAGTTTTTCTGCAGCGTGCTTTGAGATGTCCTCATTATTGAGTTTCGCAAACAGAGATCCTACTTTTCTTGAGATACCTTCTATATCACGCTTCTTGGCAGGACCTAATGTGTCTGATGTCTCTTTAAAAAGCCTTGTCAATGTAGCCACAATATGTTTCTGGTGAGCTGGAGCATTCCATACCAGCATAAAGAAAACATCTGACTTTAGTTAAAACAGTTTATACAGAACAAAGGCAGGtcactaaaatatataattccaGTTGAGCTGAAcaaagtgtatatatattttaaaacattaattgtTTTAACGTTGTAAAAATGTCAATACCTGGTACATTGGAAGTGTCCACTGTCTGAACAGTCGGTGGTGGAGCTACAGGTGCAGGGGGTGGTTGCACAGCTACCCGCTGTGCTGGAACCATGAGTTCCACTTGTTGAACAACAGTTTGGTGAATCTTAGAGTTAAGATGTAGACCAGGTGGTGGATTGTATGTTGCGTTTGTGTATCTCTGGGGACATAGGTTTTTTGGTtagtcaaaaacaaaatataaactaaataaaatggaGATGGAAGTGAAACATACAGTAGATGAATGAAAATTCATTGTTCTCtgttgatgaggaggaggattTAAAGAAACTAAAGTAGTTCTTGATGGCTCAGCATTGGTTACTGGAGCTGGAGTGAAGGATTgctgcagaaaaaaaaaattgtaatcaaGGTTGGTCCAAGAAAGTGATACATAACTCATGGTACAAAGGATGAGAGGAGAGGaaattttattgttgttaaaatCCAAAATGTTCAAGAAACCTGGAGAGCTGGCTGAGCTTGGTTATATGGATTTGGCTGCGTCTGAGTTGGCTCCTGATAAACACTTTGAGAAAACCGTTCCCTCAATATTGAAAGTTCAGATGAGAAATCACCAGGCTCAAGAAGTTTTAAGAACTTTATAGCCGTTGCAATAAGTCCTTGGCTGGCCAATATCTCAGCATAACTCTCAAAGAGTTTGTATAAAGAGCCACTGAATCTCTTGTTCTCGGTTGCCAAAGCAAGGAcaatagtcttctccataagaTCCTATTTTGGAAGTGAAAAGAATGTTGAGCAGAGAAGCCCATATTCTATGTTTATACAAGATAGAGAACTCAACAATACGTACTTGAACACGCTCAGAATAAGATTCTCCAGCATTGTCTTTTTCAAGGCTCCTCAACCATATGTCTACTGTTTTGTCGACATTTCCGGCGCAAATGTAGCACAGAGTTGCAGCCAAAGTAAAACCAGAAGACAACAAATGTGAGGCAAGAGCATCACAGAGGCTTgtccattcatctccttctgcAAACTGTTTTTCAAAAGCAACATCCATGAACAAGAAGTTAGTGACATCAAAAACGTCTTGGAACAAACATTTTAATATCATCAAACAAAACAGCTTACAGTGCAGATGAGAGCAAGAGTTTCTTTCCATAATTTAGCTGGCCTTGTATGAACAAGGCTCATTAAATCATTGTTCACCATTGCAGAAACAACCTGAAACAAGATTATCAAGATGGCAATAACTAACATAGCTAAAGTAAAGTTGAATATAAACTACAGGTGCATTACTCATCTTCAGATATTTATCAAGAGTACTCTCCCACAAGGTAGTACCACCAACGTGAGCAATAACTAAAGCATCAGCCATCTTGTTTGCAGATAAACAATGAGCTACTGCTTCCTTGTAATCTCCCACAATCAATGAACGTTGGATGGCATCATCAAATAATGGATCAGAGATTTCTTCTTCTATGTTTTCAGAAGAATATGTAGCATGATGCTCTTGATCCTTTTGATCCTCAGAAGGTAAACTAAAGCCAAGATGGGTACGCAACTTCGTCTTTGCGTTCCCATCCTCTTCAAGCATGATTTTCAGCAAGCTCCATGTTTCTTTCTCCTCCTCGGATCTTCAGAAAACAAAGAATAAGTTTCTGTTAGGGataattatgttaattttttcaATCACTGAAAATGATTTACTCGGTCTCTTCAGATTTCTTCTTGCACAAACTCATTAGTGAAGTCTTCTCTCCGTTTTCTATCTCCGTTTCAAATTTAGTTATTCGATTCACCAAACTTTGTTCTGTGGCAAGGCTATGCAAGAAAACCTGACACATGACATGATAAGAGTCAAATAGAATGAAGAAAGGAAACAGAATTATACAATGTCCAATCTAAAACCCTACCACAGAAGCCTCAGGGAGCTTTGAGTTAGATGACACAAGCTTTCCTCCAAATCCAAAAGATGCACTAACCGGGCGCTTCTGAAGAGATTTGTAGAACAAGATAGATTTGTGTCTGAAAGACTTTATTGAAACATAAACTAGGATTAGCTCAAAGGAGCTTTATTGAAAAGTAAAGAACAAGAAAGGAACAAGCTTGATGTTTGTCTTCAAGAACTAAATGAACCTTTTGATATCATAAATAGAGTTTGAAGTAGGCTGCTTGAAACGCAGCCAAAGTTGCATTGCCATAATGATACTAGACATATTTATACCAAATCTAACTTgctaaaaccctaaacacttAGTCTAACAGGCTTGGTTGTTCTTCTTGGGCTTGGGCTCTTATACTCCCCTGCAAACTTAGCGTGGATGGAGCAGCAACGGAGCAGCAACGCAAAGTTTGAAAGCACAGATGAAGATGACTTGAAATGACCAGTAGGATGCTTTTGATGTAGGCAAAGGGCTCTTGTTCTTCTGGAAAACAAACTAAGTGTGAGATCTATTCAGGCCTATACTTGGAGAGTATTACATGGCTTCACTCAGAGGTTTCTCTTGAACTTGGAGAGCTTAGTTGATCTCACTCAGAGGTATAACTATGGCATATTTGTCTCACTATGAATCTAGGTTTCCTTTACCCATTTCATTCTTCTAATGTGTCTCATGAAGAACTCTCTTTCCACACCTACCAAATAAAACTATACTCAATCTCTGCTTCCCATCAGTATACTGCTAAAAAACTCTGCCTCTAAACAATCTGACAGTGTCGTTGGCATTTTACCGAGCAGCTTGCGTGCATTAGCATTAAAGCCAGAGACTTGCATCCAAATCTAACTTGCTAAAACCCTAGGGTTTGGATGTTCGATCGAGATTGGGATCCGGGTGCTCATAGGAATTTCACGATTCGAGGAGAATCATATGGAGATGGGAAATTAGGGGAACTCAGCGGAGATCTGCGAATCAATTACCTAATAACGAGTTCGATAGAGTTTCAATCGAAAGGGGTTGGGAATGGAGATACGATTGGGCTTTTTAGGATATGGTTATCATTCAGATCCTCGGAGTGGATGCGGAATCCAGAAGATCAAGCACAATCATTAAGGGGTCGAACTGGAAATATCTTACAGATGGAGAAGGAACAGATATGGATCAGGTGGGGACAACAGAAGTTGTCGAAGAAGATAGAACTGGAGGCATTGTTGAGGGTAAGGGGGAAACGGCGGCGGAGAAGAAAACGGGGCTGCGCAAGCCTTTGTTTTCAGTTACTGGTGGACACAACTCCAAGTTTGCTCAAGTGCTTATGTAGCCTCGCAAACGGGTACAAGCTAAACAGAGCCTCCACAGGGGTGGTGGTGCTAAGCAAGTGGAAGAAAAGGGTACCTCACACCCGAAACAGCTACCCAAGCCTTAACTGTTTATGGATTGTGGGTGTTTTGAAGACAGCTATATTacgggtttgtttgtttttttttactttcagtTTTTTTGTTGGTTCAATAAGCTCTACGAGCAGTTCAAGTTTTATTTGGTATGTCTGGGTTTTAAATGGGCATTTATTAAAATGTGGTTTGTTTGGTCTTTGGAACGTATGGaataatatttttggtattggtttttggatttggtttattttgttgAGCGTATGTGATCATAACAGGAGGGTTGGTATTCTCGAAGCGGTATTATTTATGCTGGTTATTGTTCTTAAAAGACAAATAAATGATTTGGCACTTGTGTGTTTTGTTGGTTTTGGGAAGTGGCTCACGACAGAACATAACGTTCTTGTTGTATCGACTCGAGACCTGTGGCTGGTCTCTTTAAACCAGTCGCAGATGGTTTATTTGGTGAAGATTAGAGTGGTTACTTTGGAAATAAAGGAATTGATATTTGGTATAGATATTGAAGATGATTTAGAAATGTATACAGATTATTCTTCTCTGCTTTACGTGAAGAACAAGTCtcatatgtttgttttttctaTCATGGTGTTTATTGGTTTCAAACTAGATGATGAGGTGGATTTGGAAATAATGTATATCATTGGAATAGGGACAGGGCGTACCATTATTATATTGAAGCCGTTTTATTGTGACGGGTGGAgtgaaagtttggtgttttatGGGGTTATGGTGTTTTGGTGGTTGGGATTTCAGGGTATCATTAAACCCAATTTTGCTAACTCTTGggagtatttttatattttttaatgagaGCACTAAGTTGGAACTGTAGAGGAATGGGAAGTAAATGGACAATGAGTTATCTGCGAGAGATATGGCACAAACATAAAccagattttctttttttatcagaGACCAAACAGGAGTATGACTTTGTACACAGATTTCAATTACATTCGGGTTTTGATAATCTGGTTACAGTGGAACCAAATGGAAGGAGTGGTGGTCTAGCACTTTTCTATAATAATGAGTATCAAGTTAATATACTCTATTCAAGTAATCGAATGATAGATGTGGAGGCGGTGGCTTTGGGGAAAAAGGTGTTTCTCACATTTGTTTATGGAGATCCGGTTCAACAAATGAGGGAACAAGTGTGGGAAAGATTAACTAGGTATGGCATTGCAAGATCTGAGCCCTGGTTTATTATTGGTGATTTAAACGAGATTACgggaaatcatgaaaaagatggAGGAGCTTTGAGAAGTGCGGATTCTTTTATCCCTTTTAATAACATGATAAGAAATACTGGACTTCTGGAATTTCCGGCTAGAGGGAACAAAATGTCGTGGCAGgggagaagaggaaaaggaaaaggggcTGTGACTGTAAGGTGTCGGTTAGATCGCGCTCTAGCAAATGAGGAGTGGCATACTCTATTTCCCTGTTCTTACACAGAATATCTAGGTTTGGTGGCATCCGATCATCGACCAGTGGTGGCGTATCTAGACGATAAAGTTCACAGAAGGAAAGGGCAATTTCGGTTTGATAAGAGGTGGGTAGGGCAAGAGGGGCTTCTGGAATCCATTACGACGGGTTGGTCAGATGATAGGATTCGTAGCGAGGATGATATAGTAGCAAAAATTAGCAATTGTCGACATGAAATTGCAAAATGGCGGAAAAATAATCCACCTTATGGCAAGGAGAAAATAAGCGATTTACAAAAGGCCCTCGAGGAGGTTCAGACAGATAATGCTAGGTCACAGGAGGATATTGTGGAGGTCTCCAGAAAGTTACAAGAAGCTtataaggatgaagaagattatTGGCACCAGAAAAGTAGGAATATGTGGTACTCTTCGGGGGATCTAAATACCAAGTTCTATCATGCCTTAACTAAGCAACGACGAGTTCGGAATAGGATTGTTGGCTTACATGATGCTGCGGGGAACTGGATTACAGAAGATATTGGAGTGGAAAAGGTGGCTGTTGACTATTTTGAAGAGCTGTTTAGTACCACTTCGCCGACAGGATTTGATAGTTTTCTCTCAGAGGTAACAACGGGTATCACTCCTCAGATGAATCAACGATTGTTGAGAGTGGCGACTGAGAGTGAGGTAAAAGAGgctttgtttatgatgcatccagagaaggCGCCAGGACCGGATGGTATGACGGCTCTTTTTTTCCAGCATTCCTGGCATATCATTAAGAATGATTTGGTAACAatggtaaataattttttggtgtCTGGGGACTTGGATCCAcggttaaatattactaatatatgtatgatCCCAAAGACGGAGAGGCCTACTAGGATGACGGAATTGAGACCCATTAGTCTATGTAATGTCGGGTATAAAATTATCTCGAAGGTTCTGTGCCAGCGGCTGAAACTTTGTCTGCCGTCTCTTATTTCGGAAACGCAATCGGCATTCGTGGCAGGGAGGTTGATAactgataatattcttatagctcAGGAGATGTTTCATGGATTACGGACTAACAAATCATGTCAAGGaaaatatatggcaattaaaacggatatgagcaaagcgTATGATAGAGTGGAATGGGACTTTATTAAAGCTTTACTAGAGAAGATGGGTTTTGATCTTCATTGGATTAAATTAATGATGGAATGCATATCATCGGTTCAATATCGGGTTTTACTAAATGGACAACCAAGAGGCCTTATTATTCCGAATAGAGGGTTACGGCAAGGAGATCCGTTatctccttatttatttattttgtgcacTGAGGCTTTGAttgcaaatattaaaaaggcgGAGGATGGGAAACAATTGACAGGAATGAAGGTAGCTCGAGCATGTCCTTCCATTTCACATCTActgtttgcggatgatagtcttttcttttgcaaaGCCCAGAGAGAGGAATGTCAAACTATTCTCAGAATCTTAAAGGAATATGAGATGGTGTCAGGTCAACTCATTAATTTTGAGAAGTCTTCGATCCAATTTGGACATAAAATTGAAGAGTCCAACAGACAGGAAATGAGAGACATCCTGGGCATTCAGAATCATGGAGGAATGGGAACTTATCTAGGATTACCAGAAAATCTTGGGGGTTCAAAGGTTCAGGTTTTTAGTTTTGTGCAGGATAGACTAAACAAACGGGTTAATGGTTGGACTTTTAAGTTCTTTacaaaaggaggaaaagaggtgattattaaatcggtgattacggcattaccaaatcatgtgatgtcttgcTATCGATTGCCTAAGGCAACCGTAAAGAAACTGACAGGTGCGGTAGCccaattttggtggagccccGGGGGAAGTACGagaggtatgcattggaaatcttGGGATAAAGTATGTGTTAGCAAGGAGGAAGGAGGACTGGGTTTtaaagacatcactgatttcaatacagcgatgcttggtaaacagtttTGGCGATTGATCGAGaagccaaatactttattttctcgagtttttaaAGGTCGATATTTCAGGAATgcctcacccctggaaccgattcgctcATACTCTCCGTCATATGGATGGCGGAGTATTACatcagctagatctctggttagcaaaggactaatcaaacgggtgggatcaggatcttctatctctgtatggaatgatccttggctcccaaccactcgcccgagaccagcaaataaaaaccaacacaaTCTTTACCCTGACCTCACAGTGGCTTCTCTTATAGACCCCACTTTGGGAATTTGGAACTCGCAGGCACTTCAGGCTCTAGTGGATCCACAGGATGTGAAAATTATCGAGAGTATACGACTGAGTAGATATCAGTTGGAGGACaaagatggatggcatttcacaacaAAAGGgaaatacacggttaaatcggGATATCAGGTAGAACGAGTTTACCCGGATAGAGCAAAACCACCAGCATTTTTTGGACCTACGGTCGATGGTTTGAAATCATTCTGCTGGAAAGTCAGGTGTCCACCAAAGCTTAAACATTTTCTCTGGCAGTTGGTGACAGGGTGTATAGCggttaagaaaaatttacaaGCGAGAGGGATAACTGGCGATATATGTTGTACAAGATGCGGAGCTGAGGAGGAATcgataaatcatgtgtttttcgaatgtcctccagcacttcaggtttgggctctctcaaagataccatcaaatccaactACATTTCCCACACAATCCCTTTTtgcaaatatggatcatcttttctggAGAGTCTTTCCGCAGTTAGATGATCATCAGTtcgcatggatactatggtatatctggaaaggaaggaatagtaaggtttttagtaatctggatattgatcctaGGGATACGCTCAAATTGGCGGAAACAGAATCAACCCTTTGGGCTGAAGCCCAACTAGTGAATGAACAGAGAATGGTCCCACAGGAAGAGATTAGGTCTTCACTGTTAAATCCAGGacgatggtgtttcacagatggttcctggaaagagaaAGATACTTTCTCCGGCCAGGGTTGGCACAGCACTTTAGAAGGCTTCGCTGGGTTGctgggggcgaggaatgttcGGGCTAGCCTTTCTCCTCtacatgcggagatggaagcactactatgggctatggaatgtatgaggaatttacgtcaatctcaggttacgtttgcaacggattgttctcaattggtgaagatggtttcggaaccagaagagtggccagcgtttgcaagttatttggaagacatcaAAAGTCTGAGAGCAAGTTTCCTACAATCAGAGATCGTCCATGTACCAAGAGCGCAGaatacaaaggcggatagcctagcacgcagtgttaggattcagccgtctttcgtcgttcacatggatcaatatcttccggcttggtttacagagtctatatgagtctgtaaagttgacgacaaaaaaaaaaaaaaacttgctaaaaccctaaacacttAGTCTAACAGGCTTGGTTGTTCTTCTTGGGCTTGGGCTCTTATAGCTTCCACCATTTTGGTGCTGTTAATAAAGGAGCTCCATCAATAAGATTGTTCTCTCCACTACCATTGCGGCTGCAACCCTACATATATAGTACATACATTCTTCAGAACACAAAAGAGAATGAAACTAAGCCCTAAACGTTTTGGTCTTCTAAAACAAACCATGACGATGGAAAATGATCTCTGAGTTCATAAGGTTCATTATTATCGTATCTTGTGTATTATTCAGATTGGTCTACTACACATACTTCAATCACCAAAGAGAAAGAGGTACCTCAAGGTTATAGATGCTAATATTCCCATCAGCTGAAGATGCTGATACAACTCCAGGTATCTTTGGGGACCAATGAACATCAAAATTTGAATTGTTTGTAGTAGGTAACTCAGCCACAATCTGaaataaattgaaacaaaaattcCATTAATTTACATAAATTACTATATAGCTAACAGAGCTATATCAAAATTATTGTTCTCTTTTACCTGTCCTGTCTTTGTGTTCCAGCAAATAGTTCGGTTGTCTCTAGCACAGGTAAGTAGATACAAGCTGTCACTTGGACACCACTCCATTGCAATCACACCTTATATATAACATGTATCACCACTTATGTTTCACCAATGCTATAAACACTATAAAAACAGGAACACAAAAATAACAACATGGTACATAGATTTAGCTAAAACACATAACAAAAGGCATACCTCTGTGGTGGCCAACAAATGTGCGAACAGGTGATTGTGGATACCTTATGTCCAAAAGCTAATAGCAAAAAATTatctttagaaaataataaagagccaaaattatttaaaacttgTACAACAAACAGGTTAAATGTTTGATTACCTTCACAGAAGGTGAACTGTCTTCATCTGATGCAATCATTATCTGATTACAATTATCAGGATCCCATTGCAAAACTGAGCAGCTAATGAGACCTTTAAATCTATCGCTCGATTCGGAATTTTTGAATCTGTTGGTTGATAATTAGTGAACATGTCAGGTTATGATAAAAGAGATATCACTAATTAAAGGATGTATCACATTTCAGATAAACAATGCATGGTAAAGAAGATGTCAACACTTACCCTGTTATAACCTTCTTGTTATTCACGTCCCATATCACTAAGAATACACAAGAACGAGTAACAATCAGCAGAAAGTGGAATCAGATTATATAGAAGGAAGGAGAAACACTAATTCTCACCAGTAGTCCCATTATATGAGGTCGATGCTAAAACATGTTTAAACTCTCTATTCCATGAAACAGAGGAGATTTCACCTTGCGTATAAGAGCCACTGCCCTGTAAACAAGATATGAAGTTGTAACCATGCAATTTCAATGGTACTTTGGGATAAAGCAAGACCCTGACATGCATGGTAGCCTAATTATATACCTTTAGGACATGAGAAGGATCTGAAGTATTTGCTAAGTCCCAAATGCAGATCGTGCCATCATCATCcccggaagcaagttggtttGGGGAGATAACATTAAACTCAAGAGCACGAACCTAACATacaagagaatatatatatatatatgtaagcaTCGAAAAGAACCTAGCCCAACATTAGATTCTGTTAAAGAGATTACAACTCACTGGCCCTTTATGTTTTGAAAGATGTCTAACGTGCGCACTTTCATTACACTCAGAActgaaataaacaaaaagaaaatcaaatactTTACTTGTCCATTACGGAAACactttttcatatataaacCCTAACAATTAGGGttatagagaaagagaaaactCACCGAATCAGAGTGATTGGATTCCATAAACCGATATTCCCGTCGACGAGGCCACCAGCGATGAGACCATAAGGAGATTCCTCGGACCCGGGTCCATAACTTCCCCAAGCGAGTCGAGTAAACCTCTCTGAGCTTGAGCACTGACCTAATAGTTTGATCTCGTGGTCTTCGGAGTTAAAATCGAGTTCAAAGATCTCGAGGTTGGAGGATGAGCTGAAAGACAGATCAACGGCTCCGGCCATCGTTCCGGCAGCCATGAACGGAGCTTCTGGTGCCATGGCAACGTACGCGGATCTATCAACTCTCTTAATGCAAGACATTGTAGCAGCGACTCAAAGCTGAAACTAACAGAAGCAGAGTCACCGATCCAATAGCTAGAGAGAAGAGCGAGGAAGGGACTGGGAGATTTGAAGAGGGATTTGATTTGTTCGATGTGGTTTATATAGTAAACGAGTACGGGGTAATATCGGAATGTTCGTACTTGGTGTTACGCAAACACAACCTTTTAGAACATGACACGTCACTTATgctgtttttatgtttgtggaaaaGACAGAAACACCACCAGACAAATATTGCTTGGACAACAGTCGCTCAAACAAACCTGTAGTATAATTCCGGTTCTGAACCATCGCCTTTGATTAGAAAACTTTCTCAGCCCAATAGATTCAAGAAAGGCCTTGTTTCATTTTACGAGATTGGATAAAGAGaaatatctcatatatattaactGACAATCATTTAAACACTTGTAACTTtaagtttaattaattaaaaaaattatgtttaggtATCACTTAATTAGAAATAGGATAAAACATGCGCTTTGGgtgaatttatttgtatatattatcgataatttttatcaaaaattatagtttagttccacaatttttaataaaaattgaaccGCTTCatcggaaaaaaattatataataacaataaaaaatattgtatatatataaataaaatgatcaaatatataaaaaagttatcgataatatatacaaataaactcactaTCCGCAAGATGCATATCTTATcctagtatatatttaaaaagcaGAATAAAATTACATTTGTCAAGAATGGGTTTGGACAACATAAATCTAAAGGAAAACTGATAAAGTACTTTAAATTGAGACTCTATTTTGAAAACTAGGCTATTTTAATATCTCACTATGTTATAGACTTTATTAGTAAAACTGTTTATTGTTAGagataattttcaaatatttcaaaaGTTATCCtattatgaatatttattatttaaatatatgtttattccaaaaataatattgcTAAGTTCAGAATTTACATAAATAAGTGTAGTTTAGTTGACAATAAAAGTGTAGTTTCCACAAAAAAAAGGGGTTAAGAGCAGTGTATTTTCCAATTTTCAAAACTTAGATAGGGTATTTTGCCAATTATCCCTAAATCTAAAGGGTGTTAGTCTTTGACCTCTGTTAATACTTCCCTTCAGGTCTTGAATTGTGTATGAGTTTCACTACCAAACTAAATTAACGATCTCAAAATCATGTTacataatgatttttttctcttcacGAATCATgtgtataaataatattttttcctaTATCCTATATGTATCGTTAAACAAGTAGTTAAATATGTCCATTGTGCTTGTCTGTTGATAACTTGTGTTTTCCTTAAGACGAGTACTGTGAAGAAAAACAAACATTTGTTTTCCTGACAAATTCCAAAGTTAGTTTTGGATTGTTATTATTCAAAAAGGACAATGACATGATATTGAAAAGATCTTTGATGTTGCCACTGCCAAACTTTCCAGCAGACGTCTAGGCAGTTTATAATTGAATGTGTGATACATATACGTTAGAATTGAAAATTCCATCTAAAACCAATCTTTCAACCTATTTATTACTGAACAATGAGCATAACAATAAATAGCAATCTATTCCTTTGGTCCTTTTATTTCTTTGCACTACGATACCAGTTGTCATAACATTGTCCACATCTTATTCTCATGGATTAAAACACAAAATGTATAATTCCGATATAAAGAAAGAACTATTTGGTGATTGTGATAATTCGAATCATTCCTCGTTAGGGAAGAAGAAATGTACAAAGTTAAAAGGTCTAAACTCATAATGCTAATTTGGCTTTTATCTACGtttgataaaaatttgaatTCTCCTGATTGTCACATTATTTACTTCAATAACGTTgtcgatttttttaaaaagttttcaatattaatttatatatagctTATGGCTAAAATACTGTCCCTAAACCAGCTTCCAtctttaaaactaaataaatattcgTAAAATGAATGATACAAAAAAAGTTGTATAAAAAATGTGAACAGCTCCTACTTTTaccaaacaaaaatagtttttttatacGATAACTCTTTAAATCATATTAAAACCACATCTAAAAtacctttttgtttttaaactcTAACGTTCTAATGTACTAACCACTTTATGAAAAAAATGTACTTATTTTATATGACAAATCTTGAAAAGGCCACAATTAAATTTGTGTTTGCAAATTGTCTGACTACTAACTATGACTTGGAACCACTTCCTCCaataagattatgttttctctATATAATAGTGAAGAAGCCCCCTCATGAACACATCCACCTTCAAAGCTTTTTCTCT
The sequence above is drawn from the Brassica napus cultivar Da-Ae chromosome A8, Da-Ae, whole genome shotgun sequence genome and encodes:
- the LOC125577160 gene encoding protein transport protein SEC31 homolog A-like; this translates as MSCIKRVDRSAYVAMAPEAPFMAAGTMAGAVDLSFSSSSNLEIFELDFNSEDHEIKLLGQCSSSERFTRLAWGSYGPGSEESPYGLIAGGLVDGNIGLWNPITLIRSECNESAHVRHLSKHKGPVRALEFNVISPNQLASGDDDGTICIWDLANTSDPSHVLKGSGSYTQGEISSVSWNREFKHVLASTSYNGTTVIWDVNNKKVITGFKNSESSDRFKGLISCSVLQWDPDNCNQIMIASDEDSSPSVKLLDIRYPQSPVRTFVGHHRGVIAMEWCPSDSLYLLTCARDNRTICWNTKTGQIVAELPTTNNSNFDVHWSPKIPGVVSASSADGNISIYNLEGCSRNGSGENNLIDGAPLLTAPKWWKL
- the LOC106359295 gene encoding protein transport protein SEC31 homolog A isoform X1, whose amino-acid sequence is MLVIAILIILFQVVSAMVNNDLMSLVHTRPAKLWKETLALICTFAEGDEWTSLCDALASHLLSSGFTLAATLCYICAGNVDKTVDIWLRSLEKDNAGESYSERVQDLMEKTIVLALATENKRFSGSLYKLFESYAEILASQGLIATAIKFLKLLEPGDFSSELSILRERFSQSVYQEPTQTQPNPYNQAQPALQQSFTPAPVTNAEPSRTTLVSLNPPPHQQRTMNFHSSTRYTNATYNPPPGLHLNSKIHQTVVQQVELMVPAQRVAVQPPPAPVAPPPTVQTVDTSNVPAHQKHIVATLTRLFKETSDTLGPAKKRDIEGISRKVGSLFAKLNNEDISKHAAEKLSLLCQALDKHDFVAALQIQAHLASTEWDECNFWLLPLKQMIKGRQNVR
- the LOC106359295 gene encoding protein transport protein SEC31 homolog A isoform X2, with amino-acid sequence MVNNDLMSLVHTRPAKLWKETLALICTFAEGDEWTSLCDALASHLLSSGFTLAATLCYICAGNVDKTVDIWLRSLEKDNAGESYSERVQDLMEKTIVLALATENKRFSGSLYKLFESYAEILASQGLIATAIKFLKLLEPGDFSSELSILRERFSQSVYQEPTQTQPNPYNQAQPALQQSFTPAPVTNAEPSRTTLVSLNPPPHQQRTMNFHSSTRYTNATYNPPPGLHLNSKIHQTVVQQVELMVPAQRVAVQPPPAPVAPPPTVQTVDTSNVPAHQKHIVATLTRLFKETSDTLGPAKKRDIEGISRKVGSLFAKLNNEDISKHAAEKLSLLCQALDKHDFVAALQIQAHLASTEWDECNFWLLPLKQMIKGRQNVR